From Bacillus solimangrovi, the proteins below share one genomic window:
- a CDS encoding DUF4349 domain-containing protein: MKKLMLSVMAIWLVACSSNGVEETTESAPVEAESEFSGESLKNMSLENEANISIEQDKVSERMVAYESYVEVSVKDVEDVMESVEETVKESGGYIVESTISTDGNYKRGHLSVRVPSQGFENFLTYVESVSEQVDERNVRGEDVTEEYVDLQSRLKAKRAVEERLLSFMNEAEKTEDLLKISDDLARVQEEIERVEGRVKYLKNNTDYALVNITLRDIKIAIPDVMNTDDLQTGEKIKQAFMSSLNGITAFFSSIVVFLIGFSPIILLVAAIGSVVFIILKKRKGRGKRTSE; encoded by the coding sequence ATGAAGAAGTTAATGTTGAGTGTAATGGCAATCTGGCTAGTTGCTTGTAGTTCAAATGGTGTAGAAGAAACAACGGAATCGGCACCAGTTGAAGCAGAATCGGAATTTAGTGGCGAAAGTTTAAAAAATATGTCTTTAGAAAATGAAGCTAATATTAGCATTGAACAAGACAAAGTTTCTGAACGAATGGTCGCGTATGAAAGTTATGTAGAAGTGTCAGTGAAAGATGTTGAAGACGTGATGGAATCAGTTGAAGAAACAGTGAAGGAATCTGGTGGGTATATTGTAGAGTCAACTATTTCAACTGATGGCAATTATAAGCGAGGTCATTTGTCTGTTCGAGTGCCAAGTCAAGGATTTGAAAACTTTCTCACGTACGTTGAATCAGTGAGTGAACAAGTTGATGAACGAAATGTTCGTGGGGAAGATGTAACAGAGGAATATGTTGACCTTCAATCTCGTTTGAAGGCAAAGCGTGCAGTGGAGGAACGGTTACTTTCATTCATGAATGAAGCGGAAAAAACAGAAGATTTATTAAAGATTTCAGATGATCTCGCTCGTGTACAGGAAGAGATTGAGAGAGTCGAGGGGCGAGTCAAATACTTAAAGAACAATACTGACTATGCATTAGTGAATATTACGTTGCGAGATATTAAGATTGCAATACCTGATGTTATGAATACAGACGATTTACAAACAGGGGAGAAGATCAAACAGGCCTTCATGTCATCACTTAATGGAATCACTGCCTTTTTCTCTTCGATTGTAGTCTTTCTAATAGGATTTTCTCCTATTATTTTGCTAGTTGCTGCGATTGGAAGTGTAGTATTCATCATTTTAAAAAAACGAAAAGGAAGAGGAAAACGCACATCCGAGTGA
- a CDS encoding FtsW/RodA/SpoVE family cell cycle protein, translating into MNNKISERIDWQLIFYLLVFGIVSCISIWSAQSSGQYGGNFVSKQIFWYVIGTGIIAVMTIFDTDRYRKLTWYLYGVGNFSLLVLWLSPAKIAPVINGQKSWFRLPGDITIQPSEFMKVLFILALSKVIADHHKKYSEKTIQTDFQLLFKIGLTLALPLFLIMQQPDLGTSLVFLAITAGMIIVSGISWKIVLPIYGLVAAIGVTAIALVLKAPKFLQETFGVAPYQLGRIYSWLDPLNYQTSEGYHLTKSIRAIGSGMLTGKVNTDEGIGNRQVYIPESHTDFIFSVIGEEFGFIGTSFVVSLFFLLIYHLIKISLGTNKDFNVYICSGVVSMIAFHVLQNIGMTIQLVPITGIPLPFISYGGSSLMANMFAMGIIFSIRFHHKNYMFNSTKDLE; encoded by the coding sequence ATGAACAATAAAATTAGCGAACGGATTGATTGGCAACTCATCTTTTATTTATTAGTTTTCGGCATAGTTAGTTGCATTTCCATATGGAGTGCTCAAAGTAGTGGCCAATATGGAGGAAATTTTGTTAGTAAGCAAATCTTTTGGTATGTGATCGGTACTGGGATCATTGCGGTGATGACCATCTTTGATACAGATCGCTACAGAAAGTTAACATGGTACTTATACGGAGTCGGAAATTTCTCATTACTCGTTTTATGGCTATCTCCAGCAAAAATTGCCCCTGTTATTAACGGACAAAAAAGTTGGTTTAGATTACCTGGAGATATTACGATTCAACCATCAGAGTTCATGAAAGTTCTTTTTATATTAGCATTAAGTAAGGTTATTGCTGATCATCATAAGAAATATAGTGAAAAAACGATTCAAACAGACTTCCAGCTCCTTTTTAAAATCGGCTTAACACTTGCTCTCCCGCTATTTCTTATAATGCAACAGCCCGATCTTGGAACATCACTCGTATTTCTTGCCATCACAGCAGGTATGATTATCGTATCAGGAATTTCGTGGAAAATTGTACTCCCAATTTACGGCTTGGTAGCTGCAATTGGTGTAACAGCGATTGCCCTCGTCTTAAAAGCACCGAAATTTTTGCAAGAAACATTTGGAGTAGCACCATATCAACTCGGACGGATTTATTCATGGCTTGACCCGCTAAACTACCAAACATCAGAAGGTTATCACTTAACGAAATCAATACGAGCGATTGGTTCAGGTATGCTCACTGGAAAAGTAAACACTGATGAAGGAATTGGTAATCGACAAGTCTATATTCCTGAGAGCCACACTGATTTCATTTTCAGTGTTATCGGTGAAGAATTCGGTTTTATAGGAACAAGCTTTGTCGTCAGTTTGTTCTTCTTGCTCATCTATCATTTAATTAAAATATCGCTAGGAACGAATAAAGATTTCAATGTATATATCTGTTCTGGTGTTGTGAGCATGATCGCTTTTCATGTACTGCAAAATATTGGGATGACCATTCAGCTCGTTCCAATAACAGGTATACCACTACCATTCATTAGTTATGGTGGAAGCTCACTTATGGCAAATATGTTTGCTATGGGGATCATCTTCAGCATTCGTTTCCATCATAAAAACTATATGTTTAACTCAACAAAGGACTTAGAATAA
- the trpB gene encoding tryptophan synthase subunit beta has product MSRVQTEQKGYFGIFGGSEVSPELQEALDHIEEQFERFKDDKEFNQEFKYYLKEYVGRENPLTFAANLTSKLGGAKIYLKREDLNHTGAHKINNVLGQILLAKRMGAKRVIAETGAGQHGVATAMGCAMFDMDCVIYMGLEDTKRQALNVFRMELLGAEVIAVDKGQGRLKDAVDAALGDLIENYQHTFYLLGSAVGPHPYPTMVKHFQAIISEESKRQIVEKEGRLPDAVIACVGGGSNAIGAFAHYLKEENVRLIGVEPDKAATLTEGVPAIIHGFKTLTLLDDEGNPRPTYSIAAGLDYPGIGPEHSHLKVTNRAEYVTVSNEEVLEAFERLSRTEGIIPALESAHAVAHAMKLAPTMGQDEIIIVNISGRGDKDVQHVFNLLNK; this is encoded by the coding sequence ATGAGCAGAGTACAGACAGAACAAAAAGGGTATTTTGGTATATTTGGTGGTAGTGAAGTTTCACCAGAGTTACAAGAAGCACTTGATCACATTGAAGAGCAATTCGAACGGTTTAAAGATGATAAAGAATTTAACCAAGAATTCAAGTATTACTTAAAAGAATATGTTGGAAGAGAGAATCCACTCACATTCGCTGCTAACTTAACGAGCAAACTTGGTGGTGCGAAAATTTACTTAAAACGTGAAGACTTAAATCACACTGGTGCACATAAAATCAACAACGTACTTGGACAAATATTACTAGCAAAACGAATGGGTGCTAAACGGGTCATTGCCGAAACAGGTGCTGGTCAACACGGTGTTGCAACAGCGATGGGCTGTGCAATGTTTGATATGGACTGTGTCATTTATATGGGATTAGAAGATACTAAACGCCAAGCATTGAACGTATTCCGTATGGAGCTGTTAGGTGCAGAAGTGATTGCTGTTGATAAAGGACAAGGGAGATTAAAGGATGCTGTTGATGCTGCACTTGGTGATCTAATTGAGAACTATCAACATACATTCTATTTGTTAGGCTCAGCTGTTGGACCACATCCTTATCCAACAATGGTGAAGCATTTCCAAGCAATCATTAGTGAAGAGTCCAAACGCCAAATTGTCGAAAAGGAAGGACGACTTCCTGATGCTGTTATTGCCTGTGTAGGTGGAGGTAGTAATGCAATCGGTGCATTTGCGCATTATCTTAAAGAAGAGAATGTACGTTTAATCGGGGTTGAACCAGATAAGGCAGCCACATTAACAGAAGGTGTACCTGCAATTATTCATGGCTTTAAGACATTAACTTTGCTTGATGATGAAGGTAATCCGCGTCCAACATATTCAATCGCTGCTGGGCTTGATTATCCTGGTATTGGACCTGAGCACAGCCATTTGAAAGTAACGAATCGTGCAGAATATGTAACTGTATCAAATGAAGAAGTGCTTGAAGCATTCGAGCGGCTCTCACGCACTGAAGGAATTATTCCCGCTCTTGAAAGTGCTCATGCAGTTGCACATGCGATGAAACTCGCTCCTACGATGGGACAAGATGAGATTATAATCGTCAATATATCTGGACGTGGCGACAAAGATGTCCAGCATGTCTTTAACCTCTTAAATAAATAA
- a CDS encoding methyl-accepting chemotaxis protein: MLSKVQEVANHVKQSSDTLCVSSEDTKNSAEQVAVTISELATGTNDIANSVTSTTNQITTMLNTVDQIASFTDEVIETSEESRNAAKKGHTFSAEALQKMDEMNHTVLETSEIIGKLDKQSKQIGNIVEMITNIAGQTNLLALNASIEAARAGEHGKGFAVVAEEVRKLAVETTSSADQISMLINKTQEESHRAVKAAERGTKVVEEGTQTVIQTTEVFDEISTHVDEVLGRNKEIHEAIQLLKDTGSVIGKEMETISSFTEEASAGAQEVSATSEEQASSANVISHDAVKLAALAEELQEMMSQFRVK, encoded by the coding sequence ATGTTATCAAAAGTGCAAGAAGTTGCCAATCATGTTAAGCAATCTTCGGATACACTTTGTGTGTCAAGTGAGGATACGAAAAATTCTGCAGAACAAGTAGCAGTGACGATTTCTGAGCTTGCAACGGGTACGAATGATATTGCGAATTCAGTTACGAGCACGACAAATCAAATTACAACGATGTTAAATACGGTTGACCAAATTGCATCCTTCACTGATGAGGTAATTGAAACTTCAGAAGAAAGTCGTAACGCAGCGAAAAAGGGACATACGTTCAGTGCTGAAGCGTTGCAGAAGATGGATGAGATGAATCATACTGTACTGGAAACGTCAGAAATTATCGGAAAGTTAGACAAACAATCAAAGCAAATCGGTAATATTGTTGAAATGATAACAAACATCGCAGGACAGACGAACTTACTAGCTCTTAATGCTTCGATTGAAGCCGCTCGTGCCGGAGAACATGGCAAAGGCTTTGCTGTAGTAGCTGAAGAAGTGCGGAAGTTAGCAGTTGAAACGACTAGCTCAGCAGATCAGATATCAATGTTAATTAACAAGACACAAGAAGAAAGTCATCGAGCTGTTAAAGCAGCGGAGCGAGGAACAAAAGTTGTCGAAGAAGGAACTCAGACAGTGATCCAGACGACAGAAGTATTTGATGAGATTAGTACACATGTCGATGAGGTACTCGGTCGTAATAAGGAAATTCATGAAGCAATTCAGTTATTGAAGGATACAGGATCAGTCATTGGAAAAGAGATGGAAACTATCTCCTCATTCACTGAAGAAGCGTCAGCAGGTGCACAAGAGGTAAGTGCAACGAGTGAAGAACAAGCATCTAGTGCAAATGTTATTTCTCATGATGCAGTCAAGCTTGCAGCATTAGCAGAGGAATTACAAGAAATGATGAGTCAGTTCAGAGTAAAATAA
- a CDS encoding cobyric acid synthase, which yields MKRKAKSLMIQGTHSDAGKSVLVAAFCRIFNDKGYETAPFKSQNMALNSYITIDGKEIGRAQGVQAEAARVEATVQMNPILIKPSSDSRSQIVVYGKPYQNMEAFNYRKHFYDKGVQIIHDSFAQLSETYERIVIEGAGSPAEVNLNDREIVNMKVAEIADAPVILVGDIERGGVFASLVGTLQLLSEHDRKRVIGVIINKFRGDISLLENGLTWFEEYTGVPVLGVIPYLHGLNIDAEDSVVLDTKPSGLFQQSDLDIVVLRLPYISNFTDIDPFFLEDDCDVRYVSKSSHFGDPDLVIIPGSKSTIADLQFLHDSGLANCVKEAAQKETMIIGICGGYQMLGQIVEDPYEVESVTKQAEGLALFPIKTTMAKEKRTVRSTGELSFDNLSFQVEGYEIHMGQTDGDGKGFITMHDHQDGKINHEETIVGTYFHGLFHNDRFRHHLLNTLRNRKGLAPIQDRTFYDELREDAYNKLADHVRTHVDIERIETIMETYSS from the coding sequence ATGAAACGAAAAGCAAAGTCATTGATGATACAAGGTACACATTCTGATGCGGGAAAAAGTGTACTCGTTGCAGCATTTTGCCGAATATTTAATGACAAAGGGTACGAAACCGCTCCATTTAAGTCTCAAAATATGGCATTGAATTCGTATATTACGATTGATGGTAAGGAAATTGGACGAGCACAAGGTGTGCAGGCAGAAGCGGCACGTGTTGAAGCAACCGTTCAAATGAATCCAATTCTTATAAAACCATCCAGTGATTCTAGATCACAAATTGTCGTTTACGGCAAACCTTATCAAAACATGGAAGCATTTAATTATCGTAAACATTTTTATGATAAAGGAGTACAGATTATCCATGACTCTTTCGCACAGTTAAGTGAAACGTATGAAAGAATCGTAATTGAAGGTGCAGGTAGTCCAGCAGAAGTGAACTTAAATGATCGAGAAATCGTCAACATGAAGGTTGCAGAAATAGCAGATGCACCTGTTATTCTTGTCGGTGATATTGAACGAGGTGGCGTATTTGCTAGCTTAGTAGGTACATTGCAATTATTATCAGAGCATGATCGGAAGCGTGTAATTGGAGTTATCATTAATAAGTTTCGCGGAGATATTTCCTTATTAGAGAACGGATTAACTTGGTTTGAAGAATATACGGGTGTACCTGTTCTGGGAGTCATCCCTTATCTACATGGCTTGAACATTGATGCAGAGGATTCAGTTGTTCTCGATACGAAACCATCTGGATTATTCCAACAGTCTGACCTTGATATAGTCGTTCTCCGCCTTCCGTATATTTCGAATTTCACAGATATTGATCCGTTCTTCTTAGAAGATGATTGTGATGTAAGGTATGTGTCGAAAAGTAGCCATTTTGGCGATCCTGATCTCGTCATCATACCTGGTAGTAAAAGTACAATTGCAGATCTTCAATTTTTACACGACAGTGGCCTAGCAAATTGTGTGAAAGAAGCAGCACAAAAGGAAACGATGATTATTGGTATTTGTGGTGGATATCAAATGCTCGGTCAAATAGTAGAGGACCCTTATGAGGTTGAATCAGTTACTAAACAAGCAGAAGGCCTAGCGTTATTTCCGATTAAAACGACGATGGCAAAAGAGAAGCGAACGGTTCGATCGACTGGCGAACTGTCTTTTGATAATCTTTCGTTTCAGGTTGAAGGGTATGAAATACATATGGGTCAAACAGATGGTGATGGTAAAGGTTTCATAACAATGCATGATCATCAAGATGGAAAAATCAATCATGAGGAGACGATTGTTGGAACGTATTTCCACGGTTTATTCCATAATGACCGTTTCAGACATCATTTATTAAATACACTACGAAACAGAAAAGGTTTGGCTCCAATACAAGACCGAACTTTCTATGACGAATTAAGAGAAGATGCATACAACAAACTCGCAGACCATGTCCGCACTCATGTCGATATTGAAAGAATCGAAACAATTATGGAGACCTATTCTTCGTGA
- a CDS encoding PP2C family protein-serine/threonine phosphatase, which translates to MVLKNNLVGKDHSIINQHWSSTGTMNLLLITDNEAVRVEIEQVLNETELVLDCLASDEVKQLFAMDKELSATCVFIDDSLAKSDLLSICSTLIEQSTEHILSILLLIDEENQQNVLEEAFEIGIFDFIKKPIEKWDLLGRLNAMWHLHRESMNRRKNEAAMNDLLEQFRLNISALKAAANAITITDRNGRIAWVNPYFTKLTGYAEHEAVGKNMRILKSSVHTKEFYQQLWDTITSGKVWRGQITNRRKDGIIYHEEMSITPVYNKLGIITHFISIKEDITERKEMEQQRLDDLQVAKRVQQSALSLPFEDEEIDFSAIYLPSSELAGDMYSWFKIDETKYGVIVLDVMGHGVPSSLVSMSVRSVVGGFITKTIDPVKVIKELNDHMLELFRHDDSYINHYFTAIYMVVDLKKKLVEVVNAGHPSALLFFDDDELIELKHTAVPVGLFDQYEIKKEQIHYKTNFQGLLYTDGVVDALADDYDEGMQLLKKHYDGCKGNSMRSDETIACLERTLKERMNVQTDDICMLHVRIK; encoded by the coding sequence ATGGTACTAAAAAATAATTTAGTAGGAAAAGATCATTCAATTATCAATCAACATTGGTCAAGTACTGGAACTATGAACCTTTTATTAATAACCGATAATGAAGCAGTTAGAGTTGAGATTGAGCAAGTGTTAAACGAAACTGAGCTTGTTCTGGACTGCCTTGCTAGTGATGAAGTGAAGCAGTTATTTGCAATGGATAAAGAGTTATCAGCAACTTGTGTATTCATAGATGATAGCTTAGCTAAATCTGATCTCCTTTCAATTTGCTCAACACTTATCGAACAGAGCACGGAACATATTTTATCAATCTTACTTTTAATCGATGAAGAAAATCAACAAAACGTATTAGAGGAAGCATTTGAAATTGGCATATTTGATTTTATTAAAAAACCAATTGAAAAGTGGGATCTATTAGGTAGATTAAATGCAATGTGGCATTTGCATCGGGAGTCAATGAATCGACGCAAAAATGAAGCAGCAATGAATGATTTGCTTGAACAATTTCGTTTGAATATTTCTGCCTTAAAAGCAGCGGCGAATGCAATTACAATTACAGATAGAAATGGCCGAATTGCTTGGGTGAACCCATATTTTACAAAGCTAACAGGTTATGCAGAGCATGAAGCGGTAGGGAAAAACATGCGAATTTTGAAATCAAGTGTTCATACGAAAGAATTCTACCAACAACTATGGGATACAATTACTTCTGGTAAGGTATGGAGAGGGCAAATTACGAATCGAAGAAAAGATGGTATTATCTACCATGAAGAAATGTCAATTACACCTGTCTACAATAAGTTGGGTATAATTACCCACTTTATTTCTATTAAAGAGGATATTACCGAACGAAAAGAGATGGAACAACAAAGGTTAGATGATCTACAAGTTGCAAAGCGTGTGCAACAAAGTGCATTAAGTTTGCCATTTGAGGATGAAGAGATTGATTTCTCTGCGATATATTTGCCATCATCAGAGCTTGCAGGTGACATGTATAGCTGGTTTAAAATTGATGAGACGAAATATGGTGTCATTGTTTTAGATGTAATGGGACATGGAGTACCTTCTTCACTTGTAAGCATGTCTGTTCGCTCAGTTGTAGGTGGTTTTATTACAAAGACAATCGATCCAGTGAAGGTTATAAAAGAGTTAAATGACCATATGCTTGAACTTTTTAGACACGATGATAGCTATATTAACCACTATTTCACAGCTATCTATATGGTCGTTGATTTGAAGAAGAAGCTAGTAGAAGTGGTGAATGCGGGTCATCCGTCTGCATTATTATTTTTTGATGATGATGAGTTAATTGAATTGAAGCATACTGCAGTACCAGTCGGGTTATTCGACCAGTATGAGATTAAAAAAGAACAGATCCACTACAAAACAAATTTTCAAGGGTTGTTATATACAGATGGGGTAGTTGATGCATTAGCAGACGATTACGATGAAGGGATGCAATTGTTGAAAAAGCATTATGATGGTTGTAAAGGAAATAGTATGAGAAGCGACGAGACGATTGCATGCCTTGAAAGAACGTTAAAGGAAAGAATGAACGTCCAAACAGATGATATATGTATGTTGCACGTACGTATAAAATGA
- a CDS encoding chemotaxis protein produces the protein MERTDRGILLESGTNELEIVEFGIGNNEFGINVIKVKEIINPVPVTVVPHAHHAVEGIIQIRGEVVPVVNMAKVLGFPESEEPEKDKFIVCEFNKTKIVFHVHTVSQIHRISWDLIEKPSEMYSGLESQIIGVIKMNGKMILMLDYEKIVVDINPESGISADQLKKLGPRDRSDKRLIVAEDSALLRKLLEETLDEAGYGHVDFFEDGALALEYLESLIDKGKNPKDEIQLIITDIEMPKMDGHHLTRRLKDNNDLKDIPVIIFSSLITDDLRHKGEVVGANAQVSKPEIVELVELIDKLIL, from the coding sequence ATGGAAAGAACGGACAGAGGTATTTTATTAGAGAGTGGGACCAATGAGTTAGAAATCGTTGAATTTGGAATTGGAAATAATGAGTTCGGTATCAATGTTATTAAAGTAAAAGAAATTATTAATCCTGTTCCTGTTACTGTCGTGCCACATGCGCACCATGCTGTAGAAGGAATCATTCAAATACGTGGTGAAGTTGTGCCGGTTGTGAATATGGCGAAGGTGTTAGGATTCCCAGAATCAGAAGAACCAGAGAAAGATAAGTTTATTGTTTGTGAATTTAATAAAACAAAAATTGTATTCCATGTTCATACGGTTTCACAAATTCATCGTATTTCATGGGATTTAATTGAGAAACCATCAGAGATGTATTCGGGGTTAGAAAGTCAAATTATTGGTGTCATTAAGATGAATGGTAAAATGATCTTAATGCTTGATTATGAGAAGATCGTTGTTGATATTAATCCTGAATCGGGTATTAGCGCTGATCAGCTTAAGAAGCTTGGGCCACGTGATCGTTCTGATAAACGACTAATTGTCGCAGAAGATTCAGCTCTTCTTCGCAAGTTGCTTGAAGAAACGTTAGATGAAGCAGGATATGGTCATGTAGATTTCTTTGAAGACGGTGCTCTTGCGCTTGAGTATTTGGAAAGCCTTATTGATAAAGGTAAGAATCCGAAAGATGAAATTCAGTTAATTATTACAGATATTGAGATGCCGAAAATGGACGGGCATCATTTGACGAGACGATTGAAGGACAATAACGACTTGAAAGATATACCTGTTATTATTTTCTCTTCATTGATTACTGATGATTTACGTCATAAGGGTGAAGTTGTCGGTGCGAATGCTCAAGTGAGTAAGCCAGAAATTGTTGAGCTAGTTGAATTAATTGATAAATTGATCCTATAA
- a CDS encoding YkyB family protein: MHKRTDERRVTQPIQLTVSNLAQALFTVNRHAKTAPDPKFLYLLKKKALEKLIVEGKATKCGLHFSQNPKNSLQRSDLLVSVGDYYFHMPPSKEDFKQLPHLGDANQSYRNPKTRMSLSMAKRILQSYTGMKPPTQNPKSQSKPRAYEKPVFKKLGDSYF; encoded by the coding sequence ATGCATAAACGAACGGATGAGCGAAGAGTAACACAACCTATTCAGCTTACAGTATCAAACCTTGCTCAAGCGCTTTTCACCGTGAACCGTCATGCAAAAACAGCGCCCGATCCGAAGTTCCTATATCTTTTAAAGAAAAAAGCGTTGGAGAAATTAATTGTAGAAGGCAAAGCGACAAAATGCGGACTTCATTTTTCTCAAAACCCGAAAAATAGCCTGCAGCGCTCAGATTTGCTTGTATCAGTTGGCGACTATTACTTCCATATGCCTCCTTCTAAAGAAGACTTCAAGCAACTTCCACACCTTGGTGACGCAAACCAATCTTATCGAAATCCGAAAACACGCATGTCACTTTCCATGGCAAAACGTATCCTACAATCGTACACTGGGATGAAACCCCCTACTCAAAATCCAAAATCTCAATCAAAGCCACGTGCTTATGAAAAACCAGTCTTCAAAAAACTCGGAGATTCCTATTTTTAA
- a CDS encoding SCO family protein encodes MILLKKKYTGMLFVLLLITILSACSNSEKTLEEPNNWKVEDFTYTNQANNPVSLEDLKGTVWLADFIFTNCDTVCPPMTANMNKLQVKLKEEGMEDVRIVSFSVDPEVDTPQMLQEFGDKFGVDYSNWDFLTGYKLDEVKTLALKSFKALVEKPEGEDQVWHGTSFYLVNQEGIVVRDYSGLDVPFEQIIADIKTIR; translated from the coding sequence TTGTGCTCTTATTAATAACCATTTTATCTGCTTGTAGTAATAGTGAAAAGACTCTTGAAGAGCCAAACAATTGGAAAGTTGAAGACTTTACATACACGAACCAAGCAAATAATCCAGTATCATTAGAAGATCTTAAAGGGACTGTTTGGTTAGCCGATTTTATATTTACAAATTGCGATACAGTATGCCCACCGATGACAGCAAATATGAATAAACTTCAAGTTAAACTGAAAGAAGAAGGTATGGAAGATGTGCGTATCGTTTCATTCAGTGTAGATCCAGAAGTTGATACACCACAAATGTTACAAGAATTCGGCGATAAATTTGGTGTTGATTACTCGAATTGGGATTTTCTAACAGGATACAAACTTGATGAAGTTAAAACTCTTGCATTGAAATCGTTCAAGGCATTAGTTGAAAAACCTGAAGGAGAAGATCAAGTTTGGCATGGCACCAGCTTCTATCTTGTTAATCAAGAGGGGATCGTCGTCCGTGATTATAGCGGTTTAGATGTTCCATTTGAGCAAATCATTGCAGATATAAAAACAATTCGTTAA